In Candidatus Kaistella beijingensis, a genomic segment contains:
- a CDS encoding inorganic pyrophosphatase: protein MIPNFKAHPWHGITAGEDAPNVVNVFIEIVPSDTIKYEVDKASGYLKVDRPQQFSNIIPALYGFIPRTYCHDGVMRLAVESGADDVKMGDLDPLDICVLSSHNIHAGGMLMEAIPIGGFKMIDKGEADDKIVAVMKGDHAFGHFRDISELPQAEVKRLMHYFLTYKNLPDEPAKCRIQEVYGAEHAKKVILASQHDYANKFGG, encoded by the coding sequence ATGATACCAAATTTTAAAGCCCATCCATGGCACGGAATTACAGCAGGTGAAGATGCGCCAAATGTTGTAAATGTTTTCATAGAAATCGTTCCGAGCGATACCATAAAATATGAAGTAGATAAAGCAAGCGGTTACTTAAAAGTGGACAGACCGCAACAATTTTCAAATATTATTCCCGCACTTTATGGATTTATTCCAAGGACTTATTGTCATGATGGCGTCATGAGATTAGCGGTCGAAAGTGGTGCAGATGACGTTAAAATGGGTGATCTTGATCCACTTGATATTTGTGTTTTGAGTTCTCACAATATTCATGCAGGTGGAATGTTGATGGAGGCGATTCCAATTGGTGGTTTCAAAATGATCGACAAGGGTGAAGCAGACGATAAAATTGTGGCAGTGATGAAAGGTGACCATGCTTTCGGACATTTCAGAGATATTTCTGAACTTCCACAAGCTGAAGTAAAGAGGTTGATGCACTATTTTCTGACTTATAAGAATCTTCCGGACGAGCCTGCAAAATGTAGAATCCAGGAAGTTTACGGAGCGGAACACGCTAAAAAAGTAATCCTTGCCTCACAGCATGATTACGCCAATAAATTTGGTGGATAG